One Anolis carolinensis isolate JA03-04 chromosome 5, rAnoCar3.1.pri, whole genome shotgun sequence DNA segment encodes these proteins:
- the ccdc110 gene encoding coiled-coil domain-containing protein 110 isoform X5 has product MGRGARGRTRGEMRVGVGSRSRPCDQRGSPRGEKRLPSTLSSRSQDPRAADESASGRDGQAQPHSPIKILQQQLESFQALRQQTLQNVSMVQCEINGILNKNIIDMKSSELDPDNLSLTSTPINIAMPRRYQEPSHFKKQLHFDDRPSTSFSTKTDSSTLFGDTITEENIPHHNLLKYKAIGKSEDHAQSSRNKPILSLNNDHELKNYMNNISSSSFISFKADDRPPLKEYKSYDDPKVPKVFPKFDDEDNECLTESVSFSFKDRQEESKRDPRHEPLYTFDFQNTRNVCSKDNDSGYLSEQDLTEKATNMPNEELKSRRISEAEGSADKFHGAMDSSQENNQNATQAAYDRKYSKETLMKEDAVDKLQLNFLSKAVVRDNLLFPEHIEDRHVEKEYPLLSSNHELQNKTGLEFCDAYTMPDEFGESVRLIQMPVKESEHAQKKTKNLEHENIDLRNQVKPLTDVIQSLTEQNIKYQKQIKDLYDDKNKIQERLVKSEGDCKECLKEVKRLLKKCKELQQQKATLEENQDQLYAQNQRIVEDINDFQKKNQKAQDDLAFFTKEKSDLIMALGSLEKQVAAYQEENKKLREEIGQLTETKKILETERGEKQMDIQKLKENEKATMSNLESLLNEIQSLKDEKLKLEETLQEALKVKEVLKKDLLEAQSKRADTEGKLMTECKTAKLEMGILNTNLSNTERECRKLGTMVVGITEDNWVLKKQLHEYKQEATEYKNKVRQLSAELLLMENEMRSAENERNVLKFEARRLQKNNAYLRDQVIALFNEQYKQRFRSHNQKGNYPFANSAEICDEISSYQHISSMHIQPDDTKTPTAMPEFLGQDQSKEKGLEEDSGNSRQIPAIGPSKKL; this is encoded by the exons ATGAATCTGCTTCAGGAAGAGATGGTCAAGCCCAGCCGCATTCACCAATAAAA ATCTTACAACAACAGTTGGAATCATTCCAAGCCCTTCGACAGCAAACACTGCAGAATGTCAGCATG GTCCAGTGTGAAATCAATGGAATACTTAACAAAAATATAATTGATATGAAGAGTTCAGAATTGGATCCAGATAATTTATCTTTGACTAGCACACCTATCAACATTGCTATG CCAAGGAGATATCAAGAACCATCACATTTTAAGAAGCAACTTCATTTTGATGACAGACCTAGTACCAGTTTCAGTACAAAAACTGATTCTAGCACTCTGTTTGGAGACACAATCACAGAAGAAAATATTCCACATCATAATTTGTTAAAATATAAAGCCATTGGGAAGTCGGAAGACCATGCCCAGTCATCTAGAAATAAACCTATTCTGTCTTTAAACAATGACCATGAATTGAAGAATTACATGAACAACATTTCTTCCTCATCTTTTATCAGCTTCAAAGCAGATGACAGGCCTCCTCTAAAGGAGTACAAAagttatgatgaccctaaagtgCCTAAGGTGTTCCCTAAGTTTGATGATGAGGACAACGAATGCTTGACAGAGAGTGTGAGTTTTTCTTTCAAGGACAGGCAAGAGGAGAGTAAAAGAGACCCAAGGCATGAACCGTTGTATACCTTTGACTTTCAGAATACGCGTAATGTATGTAGCAAAGACAATGATTCTGGTTATCTGTCAGAACAAGATCTAACAGAAAAAGCAACGAATATGCCAAATGAAGAGTTGAAATCTAGGAGAATTTCAGAAGCAGAGGGTTCAGCTGATAAGTTTCACGGTGCCATGGATTCTTCTCAAGAAAATAATCAAAATGCAACCCAAGCTGCATATGACAGAAAGTACAGTAAGGAAACTCTCATGAAAGAGGATGCTGTGGACAAGCTTCAATTAAATTTCTTGTCCAAAGCAGTGGTAAGAGATAATTTATTATTTCCAGAACACATCGAAGACAGGCATGTAGAAAAAGAGTATCCGTTGCTTAGCTCAAATCATGAGCTCCAAAACAAGACTGGTCTGGAATTCTGTGATGCCTATACTATGCCAGATGAGTTTGGTGAAAGTGTTAGATTAATACAGATGCCTGTGAAAGAGTCTGAGCATGCTCAGAAAAAAACGAAGAACCTTGAACATGAAAATATAGATCTTAGGAACCAAGTGAAACCTCTTACAGACGTTATACAGTCTCTAACagaacaaaacataaaatatcaaaaacaaatTAAGGATTTATACGACGACAAGAATAAAATTCAAGAGAGACTAGTTAAGTCAGAAGGAGATTGCAAAGAATGCCTTAAAGAAGTCAAAAGGCTTCTGAAAAAATGCAAAGAACTTCAACAGCAAAAGGCGACTCTGGAGGAAAATCAGGACCAGCTTTATGCTCAGAATCAGCGTATTGTGGAAGACATCAATGATTTTCAGAAGAAAAATCAGAAGGCGCAGGATGATCTGGCTTTTTTCACAAAAGAAAAAAGTGATCTTATTATGGCATTAGGGTCTTTGGAAAAACAGGTGGCAGCGTatcaagaagaaaataaaaaactaAGGGAGGAGATAGGTCAGCTTACAGAGacaaaaaaaattctggaaacCGAACGTGGGGAAAAACAGATGGATATTCAGAAACTGAAAGAAAATGAGAAGGCAACGATGTCTAATCTGGAGTCTCTACTTAATGAGATACAGTCTCTTAAAGATGAAAAACTGAAGTTAGAGGAGACATTGCAAGAGGCACTTAAAGTAAAGGAAGTCCTGAAGAAAGACCTCTTAGAAGCCCAATCCAAAAGAGCTGACACAGAGGGAAAACTGATGACTGAATGCAAAACTGCAAAATTAGAAATGGGAATTCTGAATACTAATTTGTCCAACACAGAAAGAGAGTGTAGGAAGCTGGGAACAATGGTAGTAGGCATTACAGAGGATAACTGGGTTCTTAAAAAGCAGCTCCATGAATATAAGCAGGAGGCCacagaatataaaaacaaagtaagACAACTGAGTGCGGAGCTCTTActaatggaaaatgaaatgcGCTCTGCAGAGAACGAACGAAATGTTTTGAAGTTTGAAGCACGCCGCCTCCAGAAGAATAATGCTTATCTTCGAGACCAAGTTATTGCTCTGTTCAATGAGCAGTACAAACAAAGGTTCCGCTCTCACAATCAAAAGGGAAATTACCCATTTGCTAATTCTGCTGAAATTTGTGATGAAATATCTAGCTATCAGCATATTTCTTCTATGCATATCCAACCAG ATGATACTAAGACACCAACAGCAATGCCTGAATTTTTAGGGCAGGATCAATCAAAAGAAAAGGGCTTGGAAGAGGACTCAG GAAATTCCAGGCAAATTCCAGCCATTGGTCCTTCAAAGAAACTGTAA
- the ccdc110 gene encoding coiled-coil domain-containing protein 110 isoform X1 has protein sequence MGRGARGRTRGEMRVGVGSRSRPCDQRGSPRGEKRLPSTLSSRSQDPRAADESASGRDGQAQPHSPIKILQQQLESFQALRQQTLQNVSMVQCEINGILNKNIIDMKSSELDPDNLSLTSTPINIAMPRRYQEPSHFKKQLHFDDRPSTSFSTKTDSSTLFGDTITEENIPHHNLLKYKAIGKSEDHAQSSRNKPILSLNNDHELKNYMNNISSSSFISFKADDRPPLKEYKSYDDPKVPKVFPKFDDEDNECLTESVSFSFKDRQEESKRDPRHEPLYTFDFQNTRNVCSKDNDSGYLSEQDLTEKATNMPNEELKSRRISEAEGSADKFHGAMDSSQENNQNATQAAYDRKYSKETLMKEDAVDKLQLNFLSKAVVRDNLLFPEHIEDRHVEKEYPLLSSNHELQNKTGLEFCDAYTMPDEFGESVRLIQMPVKESEHAQKKTKNLEHENIDLRNQVKPLTDVIQSLTEQNIKYQKQIKDLYDDKNKIQERLVKSEGDCKECLKEVKRLLKKCKELQQQKATLEENQDQLYAQNQRIVEDINDFQKKNQKAQDDLAFFTKEKSDLIMALGSLEKQVAAYQEENKKLREEIGQLTETKKILETERGEKQMDIQKLKENEKATMSNLESLLNEIQSLKDEKLKLEETLQEALKVKEVLKKDLLEAQSKRADTEGKLMTECKTAKLEMGILNTNLSNTERECRKLGTMVVGITEDNWVLKKQLHEYKQEATEYKNKVRQLSAELLLMENEMRSAENERNVLKFEARRLQKNNAYLRDQVIALFNEQYKQRFRSHNQKGNYPFANSAEICDEISSYQHISSMHIQPDDTKTPTAMPEFLGQDQSKEKGLEEDSECGKIAEIQRKLENEELFTEKGDNKVKLYSTFSVRCTTSIVRESGLTSVMQKKRSTLCSTT, from the exons ATGAATCTGCTTCAGGAAGAGATGGTCAAGCCCAGCCGCATTCACCAATAAAA ATCTTACAACAACAGTTGGAATCATTCCAAGCCCTTCGACAGCAAACACTGCAGAATGTCAGCATG GTCCAGTGTGAAATCAATGGAATACTTAACAAAAATATAATTGATATGAAGAGTTCAGAATTGGATCCAGATAATTTATCTTTGACTAGCACACCTATCAACATTGCTATG CCAAGGAGATATCAAGAACCATCACATTTTAAGAAGCAACTTCATTTTGATGACAGACCTAGTACCAGTTTCAGTACAAAAACTGATTCTAGCACTCTGTTTGGAGACACAATCACAGAAGAAAATATTCCACATCATAATTTGTTAAAATATAAAGCCATTGGGAAGTCGGAAGACCATGCCCAGTCATCTAGAAATAAACCTATTCTGTCTTTAAACAATGACCATGAATTGAAGAATTACATGAACAACATTTCTTCCTCATCTTTTATCAGCTTCAAAGCAGATGACAGGCCTCCTCTAAAGGAGTACAAAagttatgatgaccctaaagtgCCTAAGGTGTTCCCTAAGTTTGATGATGAGGACAACGAATGCTTGACAGAGAGTGTGAGTTTTTCTTTCAAGGACAGGCAAGAGGAGAGTAAAAGAGACCCAAGGCATGAACCGTTGTATACCTTTGACTTTCAGAATACGCGTAATGTATGTAGCAAAGACAATGATTCTGGTTATCTGTCAGAACAAGATCTAACAGAAAAAGCAACGAATATGCCAAATGAAGAGTTGAAATCTAGGAGAATTTCAGAAGCAGAGGGTTCAGCTGATAAGTTTCACGGTGCCATGGATTCTTCTCAAGAAAATAATCAAAATGCAACCCAAGCTGCATATGACAGAAAGTACAGTAAGGAAACTCTCATGAAAGAGGATGCTGTGGACAAGCTTCAATTAAATTTCTTGTCCAAAGCAGTGGTAAGAGATAATTTATTATTTCCAGAACACATCGAAGACAGGCATGTAGAAAAAGAGTATCCGTTGCTTAGCTCAAATCATGAGCTCCAAAACAAGACTGGTCTGGAATTCTGTGATGCCTATACTATGCCAGATGAGTTTGGTGAAAGTGTTAGATTAATACAGATGCCTGTGAAAGAGTCTGAGCATGCTCAGAAAAAAACGAAGAACCTTGAACATGAAAATATAGATCTTAGGAACCAAGTGAAACCTCTTACAGACGTTATACAGTCTCTAACagaacaaaacataaaatatcaaaaacaaatTAAGGATTTATACGACGACAAGAATAAAATTCAAGAGAGACTAGTTAAGTCAGAAGGAGATTGCAAAGAATGCCTTAAAGAAGTCAAAAGGCTTCTGAAAAAATGCAAAGAACTTCAACAGCAAAAGGCGACTCTGGAGGAAAATCAGGACCAGCTTTATGCTCAGAATCAGCGTATTGTGGAAGACATCAATGATTTTCAGAAGAAAAATCAGAAGGCGCAGGATGATCTGGCTTTTTTCACAAAAGAAAAAAGTGATCTTATTATGGCATTAGGGTCTTTGGAAAAACAGGTGGCAGCGTatcaagaagaaaataaaaaactaAGGGAGGAGATAGGTCAGCTTACAGAGacaaaaaaaattctggaaacCGAACGTGGGGAAAAACAGATGGATATTCAGAAACTGAAAGAAAATGAGAAGGCAACGATGTCTAATCTGGAGTCTCTACTTAATGAGATACAGTCTCTTAAAGATGAAAAACTGAAGTTAGAGGAGACATTGCAAGAGGCACTTAAAGTAAAGGAAGTCCTGAAGAAAGACCTCTTAGAAGCCCAATCCAAAAGAGCTGACACAGAGGGAAAACTGATGACTGAATGCAAAACTGCAAAATTAGAAATGGGAATTCTGAATACTAATTTGTCCAACACAGAAAGAGAGTGTAGGAAGCTGGGAACAATGGTAGTAGGCATTACAGAGGATAACTGGGTTCTTAAAAAGCAGCTCCATGAATATAAGCAGGAGGCCacagaatataaaaacaaagtaagACAACTGAGTGCGGAGCTCTTActaatggaaaatgaaatgcGCTCTGCAGAGAACGAACGAAATGTTTTGAAGTTTGAAGCACGCCGCCTCCAGAAGAATAATGCTTATCTTCGAGACCAAGTTATTGCTCTGTTCAATGAGCAGTACAAACAAAGGTTCCGCTCTCACAATCAAAAGGGAAATTACCCATTTGCTAATTCTGCTGAAATTTGTGATGAAATATCTAGCTATCAGCATATTTCTTCTATGCATATCCAACCAG ATGATACTAAGACACCAACAGCAATGCCTGAATTTTTAGGGCAGGATCAATCAAAAGAAAAGGGCTTGGAAGAGGACTCAG AGTGTGGAAAGATTGCTGAGATCCAAcggaaactggaaaatgaagAACTATTTACAGAGAAGGGTGACAACAAAGTCAAGCTGTACAGTACTTTTTCAGTCCGTTGCACCACATCCATCGTAAGAGAATCGGGGCTTACAAGTGTCATGCAGAAGAAACGTAGCACTCTTTGCTCCACCACTTAG